The sequence GGTTGACCACCACGCGCTTGGAGTCGCCGCCGGAGACCTCGAGCACCTCCTCCGTCGAGCCGCTGACCCGGTTCATGATGCCGAGCGCGGTGAAACCCTCGCCGGACAGGGTGAGGACCAAGTGCTCGACCAGGTTGTCACGCTTGCGCCAACGGACGTCCACCTGCTCGATCTCGCCGGGGACCAGGAAGCGCAGCGAGTCCACCACGTGGATGAAGTCGTCGTAGACCAGAGTGCGAACCGCCTCCGGCAGGCCCTCGCGGTTCTTCTGAAGGACGATCAGATCGCGGGGGCGTTCCTTGGCCTGGACGTAGCCGGGGGCGTAGCGGCGGTTGAAGCCGACCATCAGGGAGCGGCCGAGGCGGTCGGCGAGGTCGGTCAGGCGGCGGGCCGGGTCGAGGTGGTAGTCGAGGGGCTTGTCCACGTAGACGTCGACGCCGGCGGTGAGCAAGCGCTCGGTAATGGCCACGTGCTGGTCGGTGGCGGCGTGCACGAAGGCGGCCCGCACGCCGCTGTCGATCAGGTCGCCGAGGTCGGTGAAGCGCTGCGGGATCCGGTAGGTGTCGCCGATCCGGTCCAGCTTGGCCCGGTCCCGGGTCATCAGCCGCAGATCGAGGCCGGGTTGGGCGGCCAGCACCGGCAGGTAGGCCTTCTGCGCGATGTCGCCCAGGCCGATCACGGCGACGGGCAGGGGTTCCGCGGAGTCGACGGGGTCGGAGTCGAGCGGGTCAGCGTCGAGCGGGTCTGAGTCAATCGGGTCGGAGTCGAGCGGGCGTGGGGAGGCACTCAACGGTCGCTCCTAGCTACCTGAGGGTGGTCGGCCGGCCGACGGCTCGGCGGTGGGTGGGTACGGCATATGCCAGCGGCAATCGTTCCCCACCGCGCACGCAATCAAGCACAGTGCGCGCACTCAAGCACAGTGCACAACCTCAAGCGTCACCCTAGCCCCAAGACGCCCCGTTGTACCCGTGGCTCGGCGGCCCCGCCGCCCAGTTCCTCGGGCGGCGGGGCCTTGGGCGGCGGGGCATCGGGCGGCGGGGCCGGCGTCCGTCAGGCGGCGGTCAGTTCACCGTCAGGCCGAGCGGGCCGGCCAGCGAGGTGTAGCCGTTGTTGTAGAGGTACCAGACGTCGTACGAGCCGGGGCCGCTCAGCTTGCCGGTGTCGAAGGTCAGGCTGCCGCTGCCGTTCGGCGCGTACTGCCAGGTCAGCGAGGACTGCTGACCAGGCGTCACGCCCTTGGGGTAGATCCCGATCCAGTTGGTCGAGCTGGTGGTGTTCACCGGGGTCGAGTACTGGAAAGTGACGCTCGAGCCGTTGGAGACGCTCGGCGTGCCGGTGGCCAGGGAGCTGGTCGGGGCCGGGGTGGAGCTGGGCACGAAGGCGTCGTTCAGCGGCGTCGCGTAGGTGTCGTTGGCCGTGATGCCCGACAGGCCGAGTGCGTCCTCGATGGTGCGGGCGGTGCTGTAGTGGTCGTAGCGGCTCGCGCTGGTGGTGCCGGCCGGGACGGTGCCCTGGGAGCCGTTGACCACCGCGACCACCTGGTTGTCCGGGTTGCTGGTGTCCTCGTCCCAGGTGAGGATCAGCAGCGACTTCTGCGTGGTCCAGGCCGGGGACTGCATGATCGGCGCCAGCGTCTGCTTCAGCCAACCGTCCTGGACCTTGAGGCTGGTGGCGTTGCCGTTGCCGGAGGCCTCGCCGTCGTAGTAGTCGTCGGCGGCGATCCAGGAGAAGGCCGGCGTGCTGGCCGCGCTCTGCAGGTCGGTGGTCAGCTGGGTGGTGTCGAACAGGTGGGCCGCGCAGCGGCTCGCATTGCCGCTGATGTTGGTGTAGTTGATGAACGGCGCGTCGTCCGGCTGGTAGTACGAGTCGTTGTTGTTCTTGGTGTTGCAGGGGGTGCCCATGCCTTGCTCGTAGGCCTTCCAGCTCTTGCCGGCGGCCTCCAGTCGGTCACCCAGGTTGGTCTTGGGGTCGTTGATGTTCGGGAAGTAGGTGGCCCCGGTGGTGTAGGTGTCGCCGCCCGAGATGGCCAGGTAGTTCTCGTCGCTGGGGTGGTAGACGCCGTGGTAGTTCGACAGTGACGCGCCCTGGGTCATCAGGCTGTGGATGAACGGGGTGTCGGCGGGGTCGCCCATCACTGCCGAGTAGTCGGTGTTCTCCATCATGACCATGAAGACGTGGTCGTAGCCGGGCACCTTGGAGACCGGCGGGGCGAGGGTGGCCGCGGTGACCGGGGTGTTGAGGGTGAGCGAGAGGTTGTCCAGGTAGCCGGACTCCCCCGAGCTGTTCAGGAACTGCACCTCGACCAGGATCGAGCGGGTGCCGGCCGGGACGGCGCCGGTGCTGCTGCGGGACAGGAAGGAGGTGGTGTTGGAACGGTCCGCGGCGGAGACGGTGGGCAGGTTCGCGCTCGCGCCGAGCTGGCGGCCGGTGCCGTCACGGAACGCCAGCGAGACCTGGACGTAGCCCGCGTAGCTGGTCCAACCCCCCAGCCAGCCGGACAGGTTGTAGCTGACGCCGCCACCGTCGATCGCGCTCGCGGCGGAGGACACGTCGACGGTCTGCGTCATCGCGCCGTCACCCTGGTTGCCGGGCGCGAAGAACGCGCTGCCAGGGGTCTGGTCGCTCGGGTGACCGAAGCTGCCCGCCGAGTAGCAGACGACGTCCGGGCTGCCGGACAGTACGGTCCAGCCGGGCATGGTGGTGGCCGCGGTCCAGTCCTTGGTGCAGTAGCCGGCCTCGGCGTTGCCGCTCACGATCAGGTTCCCGCTGCTGGTGGCCGCGTTCGCGGGCGTCACCGCGATCGGCGCTCCCAGCAGGACCACCACTGCGCCGAGCGCTCCCCACATACGTCTCATTCTCAGCCGACCCTTCCGTCGAAGCGCTTATGTGTCGTGCCGGGTCATAAGTAGCGCTCCAGGCTGTCGTCGGGGCGAACAGCGGGCCAACATGCCATAGCGAGCGCCACAGAGTTGTACGGACAACTGATGACATGTTGTCCGTACAACCCATACCCCTCAGCGCATCACTCGACTACCGCGCCACTCCACTACCCCAGCTCGGCCGCGGCCGCCTGCAGGGCGCGCAGCACCGGCCGGATCAGCGGGTGGTCCTCGGCACCGCCGCGCACCGCGGCGAAGACCTTGCGGGTGGCCAACTCGCTGTCCACGGCCCGCACCGCCACCTGGGCCAGGTCCACCCCGCGCAGCGCGGAGCGCGGCACCAGGGCGACCCCCGCGCCCGCCGAGGCGAGCGCGACCACGGCGCGGAAGTCGTCGGAGGAGTGCACCAGCCGGGGCGCGAAGCCGGCGTGCTCGCAGGCCAGCAGGACCACGTCGTGGCAGGGGTTGCCGGGATAGGGGCCGATCCAGGGTTCGGCGGCGAGGTCTGCCATCGCCACCGGCCCGGGCTGCTGGGCGAGCGGGTGGTCCAGTGGCAGCACGGCCTCGAACGGCTCGGCGTAGAGCGGGAATCGGGCCAACCGCTGGTCGTCGGCGCGCGGCGCGCCCCGGTACTCGACGGCCACCGCCAGGTCGGCCTGCCCGTCCAGCAGCATCGGCAGGCTGGCGTCACCCTCCGCGTCCAGCACCTTGAGCTGCACCCCGGGCGCGGACTGCGCGAGCGCACCGATCGCGGGCGCCAGCACCAGCGCGATGCCGGTGGCGAAGGCGGCCACCGTGACCTGGCCCTGGGCGCCGGCGGCGTAGGCCGCCAGGTCCGCCTCGGCCCGTTCCAGCTGGGCGAGCACCGCGTCGGCGTGGCCCACCAGGATCTCGCCGGCCGCCGTCAGCCGTACCCCGCGCCCGTCGCGGGCCAGCAGCGCGTGCCCGGTCTCCTGCTCCAGCGCGGCGAGCTGCTGGGAGACGGCGGAGGGGGTGAGGTAGAGCGCTGCGGCCGCGGCGGTCACCGTCCGGTGGTCCGCCACGGCGCGCAGCGTCCGCAGGCGTCTGGCGTCGATCACTTACTCATTCTGCCAGGGCGAAACAGCAGCTCAGGCCCGAGGAGCCGGTCAGCCCCGAACAGCAGCTCAGCCCTCGAGAGCCGCCCGGGCGTCGACGAAGGCCGCCACCGCCCGCTGGACGTCCTCGGTGGAGTGCGCGGCCGACAGCTGCACCCGGATCCGGGCCTGGCCGTGCGGGACCACCGGGTAGGAGAACCCGATCACATAGACCCCGCGCTCCAGCAGCAGCTCGGCGAGCCGCCCGGCCTTGGCCGCGTCGCCGATCATCACCGGGGCGATCGGGTGCTCGCCGGGGAGGATCTCGAAGCCGGCCTCGGTCATCGCCGAGCGGAACAGCGCGGTGTTGGCGGCGAGCCGCTCGCGCAGCTCGTGCGAGCTCTCGATCAGGTCGAGCACGGTCAGCGAGGCGGCCGCGATCACCGGAGCGAGCGAGTTGGAGAAGAGGTACGGGCGGGAGCGCTGGCGCAGCAGGGCGACGATCTCACGGCGGGCCGCGACGTAGCCGCCGGAGGCGCCGCCGAGCGCCTTGCCGAGGGTGCCGGTGATGATGTCGACCCGGTCCATCACGCCGTGCAGCTCGGGGGTACCGCGCCCGCCGGGACCGACGAAGCCGACGGCGTGCGAGTCGTCCACCATCACCATGGCGTCGTAGCGGTCGGCCAGGTCGCAGATCTCACGCAGCGGGGCGAGGTAGCCGTCCATCGAGAAGACGCCGTCGGTGACGATCAGTCGGCGCCGCGCGCCCTGGCTCTCCTTGAGGCGCTGCTCCAGCTCGGCCATGTCGCGGTTGGCGTAGCGGTGGCGGGCGGCCTTGCTGAGCCGGATGCCGTCGATGATGCTCGCGTGGTTGAGCGCGTCGGAGATGACGGCGTCGCGCTCGTCCAGCAGGGTCTCGAAGACGCCGCCGTTGGCGTCGAAGCAGGAGGAGTAGAGGATCGTGTCCTCCTGGCCGAGGAACTCGGAGAGCCGCTGCTCGAGCTGCTTGTGCACGTCCTGGGTGCCGCAGATGAAGCGGACCGAGGCCATGCCGTAGCCCCAGCGGTCCAGCGCGTCCTTGGCGGCGGCGAGCACGGCGGGGTGGTCGGCCAGGCCCAGGTAGTTGTTGGCGCAGAAGTTGAGCACCTCGCCGCCGGGGACCGTGACGGTCGCGTTCTGCGGGGAGCCGATCACTCGCTCCGGCTTGAAGAGGCCGGCCTCGCGGATCTCCTCGAGGGTGGTGCGGATGTCGTCGCGGACGGAGTCGAACACTTCAGGCTCCCAGAGATCCTAGAAAGAGGTCCAGTCGAGAATGATCTTGCCGCAGCGGCCGCTCGCCGCCTCGTCGAACGCGGCCTCGAAGTCCTGCGCCGGGTAACGGCCGGTGATCACCGGGCTGAGGTCGAGGCCGCCCTCCAGCAGCACCGACATCGCGTACCAGGTCTCGAACATCTCGCGGCCGTAGATGCCCTTGAGGGTGATCATCGAGGTGACCACCTTCGCCCAGTCGATCGGGAACTCCTCGGCGGGCAGGCCGAGCATCGCGATCTTGCCGCCGTGCGTCATGTTGTCGATCATCGAGCGCAGCGCCTCGGGGCGGCCGGACATCTCCAGGCCCACGTCGAAGCCCTCGCGCAGGCCGAGCTTCTGCTGGCCCTCCTCGATGCCGTGCTCGGCCACGTTCAGCGCCAGCGTGACGCCGACCTCCCGGGCCAGGTCCAGCCGGTACGGGCTGACGTCGGTGATCATCACGTGCCGGGCGCCGGCGTGCTTGGCGACGGCGGCCGCCATGATGCCGATCGGGCCGGCGCCGGTGATCAGCACGTCCTCGCCGACCAGCGGGAAGGAGAGCGCGGTGTGCACCGCGTTGCCGAACGGGTCGAAGATCGCGGCCACGTCCAGGTCGACCGGGACCCGGTGCACCCAGACGTTGGAGGCGGGCAGCGCGACGTACTCGGCGAACGCGCCGTCCCGGCCGACGCCCAGGCCGATCGTGTTGCGGCACAGGTGCCGGCGGCCGGCCAGGCAGTTGCGGCACTTGCCGCAGACCAGGTGGCCCTCGCCGCTGACCAGGTCGCCGACGTTGATGTCCGCGACGGCCGGGCCGATCGCGACGACCTCGCCGACGAACTCGTGGCCGATGGTCAGCGGGGTCGTGATGGTCTGCTGCGCCCAGCCGTCCCAGTTGCGGATGTGCAGGTCGGTGCCGCAGATGCCGGTGCGCAGCACCTTGATCAGCACGTCGCCGGAGCCGATCTCGGGCTCGGGGACCTCGGTCAGCCACAGTCCGGGCTCTGCGTGCTTCTTGACGAGTGCCTTCACGGCTGCGGCTCCTGACACGGTGACACGGGAGGGGGTGGGCCCGGCAACGGCGCCATTCCGCCACCGGGCAGTCAGCAATCTGCCTGGTGGGAGGGGGTGCGGTCCATCGAGGATTGCTTAACGGCCGCCACAGCTGGGCTTCACGATGGTGCCCGAGCTGGGCCTGCCGGGCCCGACACCATGCCGGGCCTCACCCGGAAGGGCGAACTGCGTAAGGTGTCGATCATGATGCTCGGAGACTTTCTGCAGGACGCCGCGCGCGGTGTCTTCCCGCCCTCCAACGGGCAGGTCACGGTGGTGCGCCAGCCCAACGACCGGGAGGCGGGCGTGCTGTCGTTCAGCGCGCACGCGGTGGTCTTCGTCGACGAGGACCCGCACTGGGTGCACCGGACGCTGGCCTCGGTGGAGGCGGACCCGCTGGCGGCGCCGGTCTGTCCGGAGTTCCTGCTCGCGCTGGCCAGGCGCACCGACCGGGTGATCGGCAACACCGACCTGATGACGGTGGCCGGTCGGCTGCCCGGCCCGCCCCCGCTCCCGCTGGTGGAGATCGAGGACCGCGAACACCCGCGAGTGGTACGGGCGTTGAAGTTCCGCGAGGACGTACGGGTGTGGACGGCGCCCGGCGGCGTACTGGTGCTCGGGCGCGGGGTGGCCGGGCGCTGGGAGGCGGCACTGGAGGTGGACGCCGAGGCCCGCGGGCGCGGCCTGGGCCGGGCGCTCGGGGTGAGCGCCCGGCACCTGCTGCCGGAAGGTGACGCGGTCTGGGCCCAGCAGCCGCCGGGCAACGCGGCCAGCGTCCGCGCACTGCAGGCGGCCGGCTACCGGCCGGTGGGCGCGGAGGTGCTGCTCAGTCGCCGTCAGCCGCAGACCTAGGGTCGGACAAGCCCTAGGCGAACTTGGCCTTGCCCGGGCCGTCCTCGATGAAGCTGCGCATGCCGGTGGCGCGGTCCTCGGTGGCGAACAGGCCGGCGAACAGGGTGCGCTCGATCGCCAGGCCGGTGTCCAGGTCGGCCTCCAGGCCACGGTCCACGGCCTCCTTGGCGGCCCGCAGCGCCCAGGCGGGCCCGGTGGCGAGCTTGCCGGCCCAGTCCAGCGCGGCCTGGTAGACCTCCTCGGCCGGAACCACCTGGTCGACCAGGCCGATCCGCAGCGCCTCCTCGGCGCGCACCTGACGGCCCGTGAAGATCAGCTCCTTGGCCTTGGCCGGGCCGACCAGCCGGGCCAGCCGCTGGGTGCCGCCGGCGCCCGGGATCAGACCGAGCAGGATCTCCGGCTGGCCGAGCTTGGCGTTCTCCGCGGCGATCCGGATGTCCGCGCACAGCGCCAGCTCGCAGCCGCCGCCCAGCGCGTAGCCGGTCACCGCGGCCACCACCGGCTTGGGGATCCGGGCCACGGCGGTGAACGCGTCCTGCAGCGCGCCGCCGCGGGCGACCATGTCGGTGTACGACATCCGCTGCATCTCCTTGATGTCCGCGCCGGCCGCGAACACCTTCTCGCCGCCGTAGATCACCACGGCCCGCACGTCCTCGCGCGCGGTGGCCTCGTCGGCGACCTCGCGCAGCTGGTCCTGCATCGCGACGTCCAGCGCGTTCATCGGCGGGCGGGCCAGTCGGATGGTGCCGACGGCGTCCGCGACCTCCAGGGTGACGAACCGGGTCATGAGGGAGCCTCCAGTGGGGTTTCGCAGATTTCGCGGAGAAGGTTAACGGTCGTAAACCCTGACAGTAGCGGCACCGGTGCTGCTAGCGTGAGGGCGTGTTCCTCTTCCTTGCGTAGGACCGGGCGTGCGACCGCACCCATGACCACGGCCTGTGGTGGTGCGGTCCTTCGGTGTCCCCCGCACGCTCTCTCCGTTGAGGAACCCTCCGATGAACCGCATGCCCGGCCTC is a genomic window of Kitasatospora azatica KCTC 9699 containing:
- a CDS encoding Gfo/Idh/MocA family protein, which gives rise to MPVAVIGLGDIAQKAYLPVLAAQPGLDLRLMTRDRAKLDRIGDTYRIPQRFTDLGDLIDSGVRAAFVHAATDQHVAITERLLTAGVDVYVDKPLDYHLDPARRLTDLADRLGRSLMVGFNRRYAPGYVQAKERPRDLIVLQKNREGLPEAVRTLVYDDFIHVVDSLRFLVPGEIEQVDVRWRKRDNLVEHLVLTLSGEGFTALGIMNRVSGSTEEVLEVSGGDSKRVVVNLAEVIDHRGQPTVRRRGDWVSVARQRGIEQIVLGFLESVRSGKTVTAHDALRTHELCELIVKRVGE
- a CDS encoding alkaline phosphatase family protein encodes the protein MWGALGAVVVLLGAPIAVTPANAATSSGNLIVSGNAEAGYCTKDWTAATTMPGWTVLSGSPDVVCYSAGSFGHPSDQTPGSAFFAPGNQGDGAMTQTVDVSSAASAIDGGGVSYNLSGWLGGWTSYAGYVQVSLAFRDGTGRQLGASANLPTVSAADRSNTTSFLSRSSTGAVPAGTRSILVEVQFLNSSGESGYLDNLSLTLNTPVTAATLAPPVSKVPGYDHVFMVMMENTDYSAVMGDPADTPFIHSLMTQGASLSNYHGVYHPSDENYLAISGGDTYTTGATYFPNINDPKTNLGDRLEAAGKSWKAYEQGMGTPCNTKNNNDSYYQPDDAPFINYTNISGNASRCAAHLFDTTQLTTDLQSAASTPAFSWIAADDYYDGEASGNGNATSLKVQDGWLKQTLAPIMQSPAWTTQKSLLILTWDEDTSNPDNQVVAVVNGSQGTVPAGTTSASRYDHYSTARTIEDALGLSGITANDTYATPLNDAFVPSSTPAPTSSLATGTPSVSNGSSVTFQYSTPVNTTSSTNWIGIYPKGVTPGQQSSLTWQYAPNGSGSLTFDTGKLSGPGSYDVWYLYNNGYTSLAGPLGLTVN
- a CDS encoding LysR family transcriptional regulator, yielding MIDARRLRTLRAVADHRTVTAAAAALYLTPSAVSQQLAALEQETGHALLARDGRGVRLTAAGEILVGHADAVLAQLERAEADLAAYAAGAQGQVTVAAFATGIALVLAPAIGALAQSAPGVQLKVLDAEGDASLPMLLDGQADLAVAVEYRGAPRADDQRLARFPLYAEPFEAVLPLDHPLAQQPGPVAMADLAAEPWIGPYPGNPCHDVVLLACEHAGFAPRLVHSSDDFRAVVALASAGAGVALVPRSALRGVDLAQVAVRAVDSELATRKVFAAVRGGAEDHPLIRPVLRALQAAAAELG
- a CDS encoding glycine C-acetyltransferase, producing MFDSVRDDIRTTLEEIREAGLFKPERVIGSPQNATVTVPGGEVLNFCANNYLGLADHPAVLAAAKDALDRWGYGMASVRFICGTQDVHKQLEQRLSEFLGQEDTILYSSCFDANGGVFETLLDERDAVISDALNHASIIDGIRLSKAARHRYANRDMAELEQRLKESQGARRRLIVTDGVFSMDGYLAPLREICDLADRYDAMVMVDDSHAVGFVGPGGRGTPELHGVMDRVDIITGTLGKALGGASGGYVAARREIVALLRQRSRPYLFSNSLAPVIAAASLTVLDLIESSHELRERLAANTALFRSAMTEAGFEILPGEHPIAPVMIGDAAKAGRLAELLLERGVYVIGFSYPVVPHGQARIRVQLSAAHSTEDVQRAVAAFVDARAALEG
- the tdh gene encoding L-threonine 3-dehydrogenase: MKALVKKHAEPGLWLTEVPEPEIGSGDVLIKVLRTGICGTDLHIRNWDGWAQQTITTPLTIGHEFVGEVVAIGPAVADINVGDLVSGEGHLVCGKCRNCLAGRRHLCRNTIGLGVGRDGAFAEYVALPASNVWVHRVPVDLDVAAIFDPFGNAVHTALSFPLVGEDVLITGAGPIGIMAAAVAKHAGARHVMITDVSPYRLDLAREVGVTLALNVAEHGIEEGQQKLGLREGFDVGLEMSGRPEALRSMIDNMTHGGKIAMLGLPAEEFPIDWAKVVTSMITLKGIYGREMFETWYAMSVLLEGGLDLSPVITGRYPAQDFEAAFDEAASGRCGKIILDWTSF
- a CDS encoding GNAT family N-acetyltransferase, producing MMLGDFLQDAARGVFPPSNGQVTVVRQPNDREAGVLSFSAHAVVFVDEDPHWVHRTLASVEADPLAAPVCPEFLLALARRTDRVIGNTDLMTVAGRLPGPPPLPLVEIEDREHPRVVRALKFREDVRVWTAPGGVLVLGRGVAGRWEAALEVDAEARGRGLGRALGVSARHLLPEGDAVWAQQPPGNAASVRALQAAGYRPVGAEVLLSRRQPQT
- a CDS encoding enoyl-CoA hydratase/isomerase family protein gives rise to the protein MTRFVTLEVADAVGTIRLARPPMNALDVAMQDQLREVADEATAREDVRAVVIYGGEKVFAAGADIKEMQRMSYTDMVARGGALQDAFTAVARIPKPVVAAVTGYALGGGCELALCADIRIAAENAKLGQPEILLGLIPGAGGTQRLARLVGPAKAKELIFTGRQVRAEEALRIGLVDQVVPAEEVYQAALDWAGKLATGPAWALRAAKEAVDRGLEADLDTGLAIERTLFAGLFATEDRATGMRSFIEDGPGKAKFA